One Melanotaenia boesemani isolate fMelBoe1 chromosome 8, fMelBoe1.pri, whole genome shotgun sequence DNA segment encodes these proteins:
- the best4 gene encoding bestrophin-4: MTISYSLEVANARFCGFSKLLFLWKGSIYKLLYKEFLLFCGVYFFFSVFYRFLLTSRQQDLFERIALYCDQFTNANFIPVLFVLGFYVTLAFNRWWGQYTSFPLPDNLMMVVSGNVHGADERGRLLRRTLMRYANLSSVLILRSISTRVLKRFPTLEHIVEAGFMTTQELKKFESLHSDFNKYWMPLTWFSNLASRAREEGRVRDDIALRLLMDELNNYRAKCSLLFHYDWISIPLVYTQVVTIAVYSYFAFCVIGRQFLNPEKGYNGHKLDMYIPVFTLLQFFFYAGWLKVGELIINPFGEDDDDFETNQLIDRNIQVSMLAVDDMYQNLAPIEKDKYWTQSRFSIPYTLSTAAETLRPAFKGSTFDMRMSAEDLEIHQPTDAPVNRQYLPLQGSLINGLDGLLQKGKGILRSGSLPYLMDILSHPNEEDEADGGDTDVTGHKKQESIAIAVEH; the protein is encoded by the exons ATGACAATTTCCTACTCTCTTGAAGTAGCCAATGCAAGGTTTTGTGGCTTCTCCAAGCTCCTGTTTTTGTGGAAGGGAAGCATCTACAAGCTGTTGTATAAAGAGTTCCTGCTTTTTTGTggagtttacttttttttcagtgttttttacaG GTTTCTCCTCACATCAAGGCAGCAGGACCTGTTTGAGCGCATTGCCCTGTACTGCGATCAGTTCACCAATGCCAACTTCATCCCTGTATTATTTGTTCTTG GTTTCTATGTGACCCTGGCCTTTAACCGGTGGTGGGGTCAGTACACCAGCTTCCCACTGCCTGACAACTTGATGATGGTGGTGTCTGGGAACGTCCATGGAGCAGACGAGAGGGGTCGTCTGCTGCGACGAACCCTCATGAGATACGCCAACTTATCTTCAGTCCTTATTCTGCGCTCCATCAGCACAAGAGTTCTCAAGCGTTTCCCAACTTTGGAGCACATTGTGGAGGCTG GATTTATGACAACACAAGAACTGAAAAAGTTTGAGTCCCTGCACTCTGATTTCAACAAGTACTGGATGCCTCTGACTTGGTTCTCAAACCTGGCGTCCAGAGCCAGAGAGGAGGGCCGAGTGAGGGACGACATTGCCCTGAGGCTGCTGATGGAC GAGCTCAATAACTACAGAGCCAAATGCAGCCTGCTGTTCCACTATGACTGGATCAGCATCCCTCTGGTCTACACTCAG GTGGTAACTATCGCAGTTTACTCGTATTTTGCCTTTTGTGTTATTGGCCGACAATTTCTGAACCCAGAAAAAGGGTACAATGGCCACAAACTGGACATGTACATACCTGTTTTCACCCTGCTGCAGTTCTTCTTCTACGCTGGCTGGCTCAAG GTGGGAGAGCTGATCATCAACCCATTTGGCGAAGATGATGATGACTTTGAAACCAACCAGCTGATTGACAGAAACATTCAG GTATCAATGCTGGCTGTGGACGACATGTATCAAAACCTGGCTCCAATTGAGAAGGACAAGTACTGGACGCAAAGCCGCTTCTCCATACCTTACACACTGTCAACAGCAGCAGAGACCCTCAGACCCGCTTTCAAAGGTTCCACCTTCGACATGAG AATGAGTGCTGAAGATCTTGAGATCCACCAGCCAACAGATGCACCTGTAAACAGACAGTATTTACCCCTTCAGGGCTCCCTGATTAATGGGTTGGATGGTCTCCTGCAAAAGGGTAAAGGCATCCTGCGCAGTGGAAGCCTCCCTTATCTGATGGACATCTTGTCCCACCCAAATGAGGAAGATGAAGCTGATGGAGGTGACACAGATGTCACTGGTCACAAAAAGCAAGAGAGTATTGCTATTGCAGTGGAACACTGA
- the si:ch211-106k21.5 gene encoding leucine-rich repeat-containing protein 38: MVIQWSFLLIYTLLVKTGPVAGCICPEATILSQFPSEVPTDVCCLNYSGSAFSQVLWSVFSNETNIEILDLSNCNISFIDNNGQEASTLQKVFLNHNSLTVLPEQFLARQLNLTEVNLSENLLQELPDGFLQGSDNLQRLYLQGNNLRSFPGAILQVASLQRLELDGNPWDCSCLLLEGLEAGRMANRTTKLQDLVGNLTCFSPWHQVGRTVWSVSLNDVCRPAGLTALFIVLPLLMLSALLLCWCCGRKRKKKEAPVFSNSKKRAPNINGQRHHNKQQTSATEQGKAEDSGKEGILKNHLLFRPASALLGSTRDIYEEVEIKLDSVESLPQVSSRCSSSTEGKQGSQEPEGTSRAELDTVSVTEVLKDSADREKAYLTQSTEYYSLVPGIELEDSDHGEYENVDCS; encoded by the coding sequence aTGGTTATCCAGTGGAGTTTTCTCTTGATTTATACCTTGCTTGTGAAGACAGGGCCTGTTGCTGGGTGTATTTGTCCAGAAGCCACCATATTGAGTCAGTTTCCTTCTGAAGTTCCTACTGACGTCTGTTGCTTGAACTACTCTGGCTCTGCTTTCAGTCAGGTGCTCTGGTCTGTGTTTTCCAATGAAACAAACATAGAGATACTGGATCTCTCCAACTGTAATATCAGCTTTATTGATAATAATGGACAAGAAGCTTCTACACTGCAGAAGGTTTTCTTGAATCATAATAGTCTCACAGTGTTGCCAGAGCAGTTTCTTGCTCGTCAGCTCAATTTGACTGAGGTGAATCTAAGTGAGAACCTCCTCCAGGAGCTTCCTGATGGCTTCCTCCAAGGCTCTGACAACCTCCAGAGGTTGTATCTGCAGGGGAACAATCTGCGCTCCTTCCCTGGTGCTATTCTCCAGGTAGCCAGTCTTCAAAGGCTGGAGTTGGATGGAAACCCCTGGGACTGCTCCTGTTTGTTATTGGAAGGCTTGGAGGCTGGCAGGATGGCTAATAGGACCACCAAACTGCAGGATCTTGTGGGAAACCTGACTTGCTTCTCTCCTTGGCACCAGGTTGGCAGGACTGTGTGGTCTGTGAGCCTTAATGATGTGTGTCGCCCAGCTGGCCTCACTGCGCTCTTTATTGTACTCCCCCTCCTCATGCTCTCTGCTTTGCTTCTCTGCTGGTGCTGtggaaggaagaggaaaaagaaagaagcaccTGTATTCAGCAACTCCAAGAAGAGGGCTCCCAACATCAATGGCCAGAGACATCACAACAAGCAGCAGACATCAGCCACTGAGCAAGGCAAAGCTGAAGACTCTGGCAAAGAGGGGATCCTGAAGAACCACCTGCTGTTTCGCCCGGCGTCCGCACTCCTGGGCAGCACCAGGGACATCTATGAAGAAGTGGAAATCAAGTTGGACTCAGTGGAGTCTCTTCCTCAGGTCTCTTCACGATGCTCCAGCTCCACAGAGGGGAAGCAGGGCTCTCAGGAGCCTGAAGGGACCAGCAGGGCAGAGCTGGACACAGTTAGTGTAACAGAAGTGTTGAAAGACTCAGCCGACAGGGAGAAAGCTTACTTAACTCAGTCTACTGAGTACTATAGCCTGGTGCCGGGCATAGAATTAGAGGACTCAGACCACGGGGAGTATGAGAATGTTGACTGCTCATGA